The Cellulomonas sp. S1-8 genome has a window encoding:
- a CDS encoding InlB B-repeat-containing protein, with amino-acid sequence MSIGRRGDRVVAARPAARLRGVLRRLPRGGPARWTGAATASAVAVPLVLVAVLGQGHAIRELAQTNGSAWVASPQQGIVSLVDGASDAVAAALRVPPAATLEVEQDGSSAYVVDDAAGTVARIDGATYEVTAPIAFGTPGGSLSVLQGVDDVYVLDATRRTATVVDPRTLGALDEVSLSARPGPGQAVVDDDGRLWVVDDEGGGLTWFDGTHHVQRDAADADDRLVLVRGRPVLVDPSGRTVAPLGDTGAVGTRSCLEVRADDTVQVLGSTDRDEVYATIAETGTLVIAAVGRDDCGRVVPVEEPGTPVDFGPLAQSGRFLFVPNHLTGQVVVVDLRDDAVAGRLDLTPAGNRLQLVAKDGVVFYNDLDGDAVGVLHLAGGVWVQGAALSKYDRGDGEPVAVVTPDEPDPVPDAGAPAPDAGTPEAGPTPPVREPDTAPFGQPAAPWPPTGPSVPGPGGPGPVQPTPSPSPSSPAPTTPPPPTRVAVQVTVAGAGRVTSTPAGIDCPGTCEALVAPGTEVTLTAVPGPSAVHLGWSGACSAVPAGEPCRITVQSAAAAGATFGDPPARATVVVTVVGPGSVVSDPPGLTCDPASSPCTADFSPDVTVLLTAVADPGSRGGTWAGDCSSRHCELPPGAGGTVTATFVQPQLVTVTEPTGGRITGPGIDCPGDCDEWVDEGAVVTLTATQDEDARFVAWAQDCSGTSTTCDLTVDTDPAVGATFEPYPIGSFAGTWHDVDGTTLQAVVTATGAASGAFEFWGSCAPTGCYWGNKPGTVSGGTVFVLYDNLNAADRHVTLSRDGALLRAEVYSDYYDDRPNRTDVYLLSRAG; translated from the coding sequence TTGTCCATCGGTCGACGCGGTGACAGGGTCGTCGCCGCACGTCCCGCCGCCCGGCTGCGTGGCGTCCTGCGCCGCCTCCCGCGGGGCGGGCCGGCGCGCTGGACCGGGGCCGCCACCGCCTCGGCGGTCGCCGTCCCGCTCGTCCTGGTCGCGGTGCTCGGCCAGGGTCACGCGATCCGCGAGCTCGCGCAGACCAACGGCAGCGCGTGGGTCGCCTCGCCCCAGCAGGGCATCGTGTCCCTGGTGGACGGCGCGTCCGACGCGGTCGCGGCGGCCCTGCGGGTCCCGCCGGCGGCGACGCTCGAGGTCGAGCAGGACGGGTCGTCCGCGTACGTCGTCGACGACGCGGCGGGCACCGTCGCGCGGATCGACGGTGCGACGTACGAGGTCACGGCACCGATCGCGTTCGGGACGCCCGGCGGGTCGCTGTCGGTGCTGCAGGGGGTCGACGACGTCTACGTGCTCGACGCGACACGACGCACCGCGACGGTCGTCGACCCCCGGACGCTCGGCGCCCTGGACGAGGTGTCGCTCAGCGCGCGTCCGGGGCCAGGGCAGGCGGTCGTCGACGACGACGGGCGCCTGTGGGTCGTCGACGACGAGGGCGGCGGGCTGACCTGGTTCGACGGCACGCACCACGTGCAGCGGGACGCGGCCGACGCGGACGACCGCCTCGTCCTGGTCCGCGGGCGGCCGGTGCTCGTCGACCCCTCGGGGCGCACGGTCGCACCGCTCGGCGACACCGGCGCCGTGGGCACCCGGTCGTGCCTCGAGGTGCGTGCAGACGACACCGTGCAGGTGCTCGGCTCGACCGACCGCGACGAGGTCTACGCGACGATCGCCGAGACCGGGACGCTCGTGATCGCCGCGGTCGGCCGGGACGACTGCGGTCGCGTGGTCCCCGTCGAGGAGCCCGGGACGCCCGTGGACTTCGGCCCCCTGGCCCAGAGCGGTCGCTTCCTCTTCGTGCCCAACCACCTCACCGGGCAGGTGGTCGTGGTCGACCTCCGCGACGACGCGGTGGCCGGGCGGCTGGACCTCACGCCCGCCGGCAACCGGCTGCAGCTCGTCGCCAAGGACGGCGTGGTCTTCTACAACGACCTCGACGGCGACGCCGTCGGCGTCCTGCACCTGGCCGGCGGGGTCTGGGTCCAGGGCGCGGCGCTGAGCAAGTACGACCGGGGCGACGGCGAGCCGGTCGCGGTCGTCACCCCCGACGAGCCCGACCCCGTGCCGGACGCCGGCGCCCCGGCCCCGGACGCGGGGACGCCGGAGGCAGGGCCCACGCCACCGGTGCGGGAGCCGGACACCGCACCGTTCGGGCAGCCCGCGGCCCCCTGGCCCCCGACCGGACCGTCGGTGCCGGGCCCCGGCGGGCCGGGCCCGGTGCAGCCGACGCCGAGCCCCAGCCCGTCGAGCCCCGCACCGACGACCCCTCCCCCGCCGACGCGGGTCGCCGTGCAGGTCACCGTGGCCGGCGCCGGCCGGGTGACGAGCACGCCGGCGGGCATCGACTGCCCGGGCACGTGCGAGGCGCTGGTCGCCCCCGGCACCGAGGTCACGCTGACCGCCGTCCCGGGACCGTCGGCGGTCCACCTCGGCTGGTCCGGGGCGTGCAGCGCGGTCCCGGCCGGGGAGCCGTGCCGGATCACCGTGCAGAGCGCGGCGGCGGCGGGAGCGACGTTCGGTGACCCGCCCGCCCGCGCCACCGTCGTGGTGACCGTCGTGGGGCCCGGCTCCGTCGTGAGCGACCCGCCCGGCCTGACCTGCGACCCCGCGTCCAGCCCGTGCACGGCCGACTTCAGCCCCGACGTGACCGTGCTGCTCACCGCCGTGGCCGACCCCGGGTCGCGGGGCGGGACGTGGGCCGGCGACTGCTCCAGCCGCCACTGCGAGCTCCCACCCGGCGCCGGCGGGACCGTCACCGCGACGTTCGTGCAGCCGCAGCTCGTCACGGTCACGGAGCCGACCGGCGGCCGGATCACCGGGCCGGGGATCGACTGCCCGGGCGACTGCGACGAGTGGGTGGACGAGGGCGCGGTCGTGACCCTCACGGCGACGCAGGACGAGGACGCCCGCTTCGTCGCGTGGGCGCAGGACTGCAGCGGCACGTCCACGACCTGCGATCTCACCGTCGACACCGACCCGGCCGTCGGGGCGACCTTCGAGCCGTACCCGATCGGCTCCTTCGCCGGTACGTGGCACGACGTCGACGGGACCACCCTGCAGGCGGTGGTCACCGCGACCGGTGCCGCGTCGGGCGCCTTCGAGTTCTGGGGCTCCTGCGCGCCGACCGGGTGCTACTGGGGGAACAAGCCGGGCACCGTCTCGGGTGGGACGGTCTTCGTCCTGTACGACAACCTCAACGCGGCAGACCGGCACGTGACGCTGAGCCGCGACGGCGCGCTGCTGCGGGCAGAGGTCTACTCGGACTACTACGACGACCGACCGAACCGGACCGACGTGTACCTGTTGTCCCGCGCGGGATGA
- a CDS encoding Fic family protein: protein MTFFTADGRTAVEHRAGRLRRVTRGLYTDDLTTPLDEQVRRGWRDVAALTVPGAVVTARSGPTGAPVDGVLFVAGGRARPLVLPGLTIVSVPGPGPAHGDVRLADALWWATEARWVVDNARPSRAVGGRPPATLSRAELHDHVARLVASRAAVQVDRVLEAVARYAADADLVAQGESVAVFVESARGGRPTVETASTAMRSARIGHGVDAARLDTLARVVGRLADVPPQVLPAAPGSVTPFFEAYFSNFIEGTEFTVDEARRIVVEHQVPDSRPEDAHDVLGTYAAIVDDALGGAVTRDPGDFVELVRARHRHVMEGRPAAGPGRFKDRANRAGVTEFVAPHLVEGTLREGWRLADGLLDPFARAVYAMFLVSEVHPFADGNGRVARLTMNAELTARAETRVVLPTILRADYMSALVKATTHAEPSGLVTVLGYARRHTAQMDYGGFDAAVRMLTATHAFTDSREAERGGVRLLLPSALEPEWRYPPP from the coding sequence ATGACCTTCTTCACCGCTGACGGTCGTACCGCCGTCGAGCACCGAGCAGGGCGGCTCCGACGGGTCACCCGCGGCCTGTACACCGACGACCTGACGACGCCCCTCGACGAGCAGGTGCGCCGGGGGTGGCGGGACGTCGCCGCGCTCACGGTGCCGGGCGCCGTCGTGACGGCACGTTCCGGCCCGACCGGGGCGCCGGTCGACGGTGTCCTGTTCGTCGCGGGTGGGCGGGCGCGCCCTCTCGTCCTGCCGGGACTCACCATCGTGTCGGTGCCGGGACCAGGTCCTGCACACGGCGACGTCCGGCTGGCCGACGCGCTGTGGTGGGCCACCGAGGCGCGATGGGTCGTCGACAACGCACGACCCAGCCGGGCCGTCGGTGGGCGGCCGCCCGCGACCCTGAGCCGAGCGGAGCTCCACGACCACGTCGCCCGCCTCGTCGCCTCCCGGGCGGCGGTGCAGGTGGACCGGGTGCTGGAGGCGGTCGCGCGCTACGCGGCGGACGCGGACCTGGTCGCGCAGGGCGAGTCCGTCGCCGTGTTCGTCGAGTCCGCCCGAGGCGGCCGTCCGACGGTGGAGACGGCGTCGACGGCGATGCGGTCGGCCCGGATCGGTCACGGTGTCGACGCCGCCCGGCTCGACACGCTCGCCCGGGTCGTGGGCCGGCTCGCGGACGTCCCGCCCCAGGTCCTGCCCGCCGCCCCCGGGTCCGTGACGCCGTTCTTCGAGGCGTACTTCTCCAACTTCATCGAAGGGACCGAGTTCACGGTCGACGAGGCCCGGCGGATCGTCGTCGAGCACCAGGTGCCCGACTCGCGGCCCGAGGACGCCCACGACGTCCTCGGCACGTACGCCGCGATCGTCGACGACGCGCTCGGCGGCGCGGTCACCCGTGATCCGGGCGACTTCGTGGAGCTCGTGCGCGCGCGCCACCGGCACGTCATGGAGGGACGGCCTGCGGCCGGGCCGGGCCGGTTCAAGGATCGCGCCAACCGCGCCGGGGTCACGGAGTTCGTCGCACCGCACCTCGTCGAGGGGACGTTGCGCGAGGGTTGGCGTCTCGCCGACGGCCTCCTCGACCCGTTCGCACGTGCGGTCTACGCGATGTTCCTCGTCAGCGAGGTCCACCCGTTCGCGGACGGCAACGGACGCGTCGCGCGCCTGACGATGAACGCCGAGCTGACCGCGCGAGCGGAGACGCGGGTCGTCCTGCCGACGATCCTGCGCGCGGACTACATGTCGGCCCTCGTCAAGGCGACGACGCACGCCGAACCCTCCGGCCTGGTCACCGTCCTGGGCTACGCGCGGCGCCACACCGCGCAGATGGACTACGGCGGTTTCGACGCCGCGGTCCGGATGCTGACCGCCACCCATGCCTTCACCGATTCCCGCGAGGCCGAGCGTGGGGGGGTGCGCCTGCTGCTGCCGTCGGCGCTCGAGCCCGAGTGGCGCTACCCACCACCGTGA
- a CDS encoding MinD/ParA family ATP-binding protein, whose translation MRGKGGNVVTEPDTATDTSAATDGTDAAARLPLILAEVREDGTGEISVDGVRETIAMADLAEAGAAVTSRIAAIAADAGRPLPVEVRDPDGLWALLIHPDGRVDEADESDLAPLSAPVPVVAAAWTEPDALSTPTPAVLTGATPVVPTGATPVVAEAPSVVAEAPSVMSAPTPVAPDPAGDGTYAETRAESRTEARAESRSEARGETRAERRASDTTSLPTLDDLLAARHPAHEGPAERGWQRTVRRLTFGAVSPRPGTAERARRSQIEAIRRTFDGPRTVVVVNPKGGAHKTTATMLLASTFGLARGGYTLAWDNNETRGTLGWRSSHGDHTRTAVDLLHALPDLTQRGTLRIGDLDAFVRTQQDEQFDVLASDENAASIESVDAASYRSLHDVLTQFYRVLVVDTGNNMRASNWQAAVQSADQLVVVSTLREDTAQSAAWALDALRATGQEELVRQAVTILSFPEPKVDKDLRLRLRSHFGALTRAVVEVPHDKALVTGGPIDHAALRPATRDAWLRATAIVADGL comes from the coding sequence ATGAGGGGCAAGGGCGGCAACGTGGTCACGGAACCGGACACCGCGACGGACACGTCCGCGGCGACGGACGGCACGGACGCGGCAGCGCGACTGCCGCTGATCCTCGCCGAGGTCCGCGAGGACGGCACGGGCGAGATCTCGGTCGACGGCGTCCGCGAGACGATCGCGATGGCGGACCTCGCCGAGGCGGGGGCGGCGGTGACGTCGCGCATCGCCGCGATCGCCGCGGACGCCGGGCGGCCCCTGCCGGTCGAGGTGCGTGACCCCGACGGGCTGTGGGCGCTGCTCATCCACCCCGACGGTCGCGTCGACGAGGCCGACGAGTCGGACCTCGCGCCGCTGAGCGCACCGGTGCCCGTCGTGGCCGCCGCGTGGACGGAGCCGGACGCGCTGTCCACCCCGACGCCCGCGGTCCTGACGGGCGCGACACCCGTCGTCCCGACCGGCGCGACGCCCGTCGTCGCGGAGGCGCCGTCGGTCGTCGCGGAGGCGCCGTCGGTGATGTCGGCGCCCACCCCGGTCGCCCCGGACCCCGCCGGCGACGGGACGTACGCCGAGACGCGCGCCGAGAGCAGGACCGAGGCGCGCGCCGAGAGCAGGTCCGAGGCGCGCGGTGAGACGCGGGCCGAGCGCCGGGCGTCGGACACGACGTCGCTGCCCACGCTCGACGACCTGCTCGCCGCCCGCCACCCGGCCCACGAGGGCCCCGCCGAGCGCGGCTGGCAGCGCACCGTACGGCGCCTGACGTTCGGCGCCGTCTCCCCGCGCCCCGGGACCGCCGAGCGCGCCCGGCGCTCGCAGATCGAGGCGATCCGTCGCACGTTCGACGGTCCGCGCACGGTCGTCGTCGTCAACCCCAAGGGCGGCGCGCACAAGACGACCGCGACGATGCTCCTGGCCTCGACGTTCGGCCTGGCCCGCGGTGGCTACACGCTGGCGTGGGACAACAACGAGACGCGCGGCACGCTGGGCTGGCGGTCGTCGCACGGGGACCACACGCGCACCGCGGTGGACCTGCTGCACGCGCTGCCGGACCTGACGCAGCGCGGCACGCTGCGCATCGGCGACCTCGACGCGTTCGTCCGCACGCAGCAGGACGAGCAGTTCGACGTGCTCGCGTCCGACGAGAACGCGGCGTCGATCGAGAGCGTCGACGCGGCGTCGTACCGGTCGCTGCACGACGTGCTGACGCAGTTCTACCGCGTGCTCGTCGTCGACACCGGCAACAACATGCGCGCCTCCAACTGGCAGGCCGCGGTGCAGTCGGCCGACCAGCTCGTCGTCGTCTCGACGCTCCGTGAGGACACCGCGCAGTCCGCCGCGTGGGCGCTGGACGCGCTGCGGGCGACGGGCCAGGAGGAGCTGGTGCGGCAGGCCGTGACGATCCTGTCGTTCCCCGAGCCGAAGGTCGACAAGGACCTGCGCCTGCGGCTGCGCTCGCACTTCGGTGCGCTGACGCGTGCCGTCGTCGAGGTCCCGCACGACAAGGCGCTCGTGACGGGTGGTCCCATCGACCACGCCGCGCTGCGCCCGGCGACGCGCGACGCGTGGCTGCGGGCGACGGCGATCGTGGCCGACGGGCTCTGA
- a CDS encoding RNA polymerase sigma factor: MPAHPEHDTDAHPAPGAGEDAAADGPDPGADGPRDAAWFTRLVHAHATAVHRYVVRRVGPSDVEDLTADVLTVAWRRRADVPAGAELPWLYRTAGYVVANHRRKSRPVLVADVPEETDADDPALRAVRDETVRTVLAGLSARDREVLLLHAWEGLTGEGLAAALGIGRGGADAALSRARSRLRAAFEAAGA; encoded by the coding sequence GTGCCCGCGCACCCTGAGCACGACACCGACGCCCACCCTGCCCCCGGCGCCGGCGAGGACGCCGCCGCCGACGGTCCGGATCCCGGCGCCGACGGTCCGCGCGACGCCGCGTGGTTCACGCGGCTCGTCCACGCGCACGCGACGGCCGTCCACCGGTACGTGGTGCGACGGGTCGGCCCGTCCGACGTCGAGGACCTCACCGCCGACGTCCTGACCGTGGCGTGGCGCCGACGCGCCGACGTGCCCGCGGGTGCGGAGCTGCCGTGGCTGTACCGCACGGCGGGGTACGTCGTCGCGAACCACCGGCGCAAGAGCCGACCCGTGCTCGTCGCCGACGTGCCGGAGGAGACCGACGCCGACGACCCCGCGCTGCGCGCCGTGCGCGACGAGACGGTCCGCACGGTGCTGGCCGGACTGTCGGCCCGCGACCGCGAGGTGCTGCTGCTGCACGCCTGGGAGGGCCTGACGGGCGAGGGGCTCGCGGCGGCCCTCGGCATCGGGCGTGGCGGGGCGGACGCGGCGCTGTCGCGCGCGCGGTCGCGGCTGCGGGCGGCGTTCGAGGCCGCCGGCGCCTGA
- a CDS encoding 5'-3' exonuclease, producing the protein MTATAGPAGRLLLLDSASLYFRAFFGVPDSVRAPDGTPVNAVRGLLEMVARLVVDHRPTRLVACWDEDWRPAFRVDALPSYKAHRVAHEVPGTTGAEEVPDALTAQVPVIVEVLAALGIPRLGAAGYEADDVIGTLVAREAARPAGTRAAVDVVTGDRDLFQLVDDAVPVRVLYPVKGVKELLIVDQSVLEEKYGVPTGRAYADMAVLRGDPSDGLPGVPGIGEKTAATLLGRYGTLEGVLAARDAGDRGLTATQRTRLTDAADYLAVAPLVVTVAPDAPVADVDDRLPTTPADPDALVALAERWGIASSVRRLVDVLTDAAARRAT; encoded by the coding sequence ATGACCGCCACCGCCGGCCCCGCCGGACGTCTGCTCCTGCTCGACTCCGCGTCGCTGTACTTCCGGGCGTTCTTCGGGGTCCCGGACTCGGTGCGCGCACCCGACGGGACGCCCGTCAACGCGGTGCGCGGGCTGCTGGAGATGGTTGCGCGGCTCGTCGTCGACCACCGCCCGACGCGCCTGGTGGCGTGCTGGGACGAGGACTGGCGGCCGGCGTTCCGCGTCGACGCGCTGCCGTCGTACAAGGCGCACCGCGTCGCGCACGAGGTGCCGGGCACCACCGGTGCCGAGGAGGTGCCGGACGCGCTGACGGCGCAGGTGCCCGTGATCGTCGAGGTGCTCGCGGCGCTCGGGATCCCGCGGCTGGGCGCGGCGGGGTACGAGGCCGACGACGTCATCGGCACGCTCGTCGCGCGCGAGGCGGCCCGCCCGGCGGGCACGCGTGCCGCGGTCGACGTCGTCACGGGCGACCGGGACCTCTTCCAGCTCGTCGACGACGCCGTGCCGGTGCGCGTGCTCTACCCCGTGAAGGGCGTCAAGGAGCTGCTGATCGTCGACCAGTCGGTGCTCGAGGAGAAGTACGGCGTGCCCACCGGCCGGGCGTACGCCGACATGGCGGTGCTGCGCGGCGACCCGAGCGACGGGCTGCCCGGCGTCCCCGGGATCGGGGAGAAGACCGCGGCGACGCTGCTGGGCCGCTACGGCACCCTCGAGGGCGTGCTCGCGGCCCGCGACGCGGGGGACCGCGGGCTGACGGCGACCCAGCGGACCCGGCTCACGGACGCCGCGGACTACCTGGCCGTCGCGCCGCTCGTCGTCACCGTCGCCCCCGACGCGCCCGTCGCCGACGTCGACGACCGGCTGCCGACCACGCCGGCGGACCCCGACGCGCTGGTCGCGCTCGCGGAGCGCTGGGGGATCGCGTCCAGCGTGCGACGCCTCGTCGACGTCCTCACCGACGCCGCCGCGCGCCGCGCCACCTGA
- a CDS encoding DUF3806 domain-containing protein, which translates to MLPTPHGPADAPVPAGAADVTVEAGRTVDEVALLRVVEHLAEVPDIEDGAEDPGDEPPAEASAGDEAAGEGSAGDETAVNETAVDETAVDETAVDETAVDEDAEDTAAPEGEASDVAGDEDAPDEDAPDEDAPDDAASSPDAAPVDVVGPVAAALSDTRHRIDELNPAERIFLAQQRALIGDLCPDTTDAAAVGALFDRVRAQWRDAEDPPDPGPLADAFGVALGDLVCAEAPDLGWATCADRFGTEIVLAREDPEVLVYPIAAVAQSWQAAAPGWFITHLANVVRGVVPDLTPTDV; encoded by the coding sequence GTGCTGCCCACACCCCACGGACCAGCCGATGCACCCGTACCCGCGGGTGCGGCGGACGTCACCGTGGAGGCGGGCCGCACCGTGGACGAGGTCGCGCTGCTGCGCGTGGTCGAGCATCTCGCGGAGGTGCCGGACATCGAGGACGGGGCCGAGGATCCGGGGGACGAACCCCCGGCTGAGGCGTCGGCGGGCGACGAAGCGGCGGGCGAGGGGTCGGCGGGCGACGAGACGGCGGTCAACGAGACGGCGGTCGACGAGACGGCGGTCGACGAGACGGCGGTCGACGAGACGGCGGTCGACGAGGACGCCGAGGACACGGCGGCCCCTGAGGGCGAAGCCTCGGACGTCGCGGGCGACGAGGACGCACCGGACGAGGACGCACCGGACGAGGACGCACCGGACGACGCCGCGTCCTCCCCCGACGCGGCACCCGTCGACGTGGTCGGCCCCGTGGCCGCCGCACTGTCCGACACGCGGCACCGGATCGACGAGCTGAACCCGGCCGAGCGCATCTTCCTCGCGCAGCAGCGCGCGCTGATCGGCGACCTGTGCCCCGACACCACGGACGCCGCGGCCGTCGGCGCGCTGTTCGACCGCGTGCGTGCGCAGTGGCGGGACGCGGAGGACCCGCCGGACCCGGGCCCGCTGGCCGACGCGTTCGGTGTCGCGCTCGGCGACCTGGTGTGCGCCGAGGCACCCGACCTGGGGTGGGCGACCTGCGCGGACCGCTTCGGCACGGAGATCGTCCTGGCACGCGAGGACCCCGAGGTGCTCGTGTACCCGATCGCGGCCGTCGCGCAGTCCTGGCAGGCGGCGGCGCCCGGCTGGTTCATCACGCACCTCGCGAACGTCGTGCGCGGCGTCGTGCCGGACCTCACGCCCACCGACGTCTGA